A stretch of the Argentina anserina chromosome 6, drPotAnse1.1, whole genome shotgun sequence genome encodes the following:
- the LOC126800960 gene encoding LOW QUALITY PROTEIN: histidine kinase CKI1-like (The sequence of the model RefSeq protein was modified relative to this genomic sequence to represent the inferred CDS: inserted 2 bases in 1 codon; substituted 1 base at 1 genomic stop codon), with protein MTRTIENHIRYFSHEAINKSNSSIHATANLLGSLNPSTIKLARALSSSLNGTELDFGTIQKTVAPTLFLALSTIAHISQVTYIGLDDLLFSLYNSLYPEWSRFGMGIQSTVVFSNTTGNWYTQPINRDTGMPYGVPVSIDSNSMFSVNAGWFQQALNNPSGYSWLGTKCDRAQDRLFFSSAAVDGRGVVSLGMQAQVVVNHFNAVDFYEGYFHLATSNGQVIVQSKHPNTQFQITNNTVTVQEVNGLLGLLLFIIIVSLCLFIFWIIRAANREMILCACIIKQEGATRQAERKSMNKTKAFSRANHDVRASLAAITGLIELCYQDAKPDSELAANLGQMDTCTKDLLGILNTVLDISKIEAGKVELEVEEFNLAQLLEEVVNMFYPTAIKKDVDILLDPCDNSLAKTCHVKGDRGKLKQILCNLISNAVKFTSEGHITVRAMVAKTSYENSIIASNRSSMLKWPWWFYKGEEAFSDYDALHRAEKDPNSTKFVIEVDDTGEGIPKDKRAFVFENFVQVTDSVTGKEGSGLGLGIVESLVRLMGGEIKILDKEAGERGSCFSFDVSLQTYKPDFGDLDEEEWPLQPFGTPLLPPSPKPEGSRVVLFIKGNERRKMLVKYIRSLNIKVTTAKHVKQLVPTLGKIKCKLDLSYFRYSDTPSEFLEQMNTSPSNNSDSRPSAESQRSIKEIEDDKKSSSRTAFAGIVLIVVDTNAAAFTELYDIVAKFRKGIHSSRCKVVWLDSSIMRNTVQLDEHNLAPPNDYIIYKPFHGSRLYKVLGLIPEFKGCNLPMLVTRKADTQEAERDKSVEPVEIVIDKGDAKKRDWSQNVLYGKKVLVVDDNPTLRLFSSQTFRRLGAIVEVCQNGKEAVDHVCKALHDLLEEEEDSKSRAVPYDYIFMDCQVTXLKHXSCRIYFSSCLLCFSYHRVMQMPVIDGYEATRLIRMEEKKYNIHIPIIALTACAMTEEVRKMYEAGMDYHLIKPMTIENLIKVIRVIDNK; from the exons ATGACAAGAACAATTGAGAATCATATTAGGTACTTCTCACATGAAGCAATCAACAAATCAAATTCTAGCATCCACGCTACTGCTAATCTGCTAGGTTCATTAAATCCGTCAACAATAAAACTTGCAAGGGCTCTGAGCTCATCACTAAATGGAACTGAACTAGATTTCGGTACCATCCAAAAGACG GTTGCACCAACATTATTTCTGGCACTTTCGACAATTGCACACATCTCACAGGTCACTTATATAGGACTGGATGACCTATTATTCTCACTGTATAACTCTTTATATCCTGAATGGAGTCGATTTGGAATGGGCATTCAATCTACTGTAGTGTTCTCCAATACTACTGGAAATTGGTACACTCAACCAATAAATAGGGACACTGGAATGCCATATGGAGTCCCTGTTAGTATTGATTCAAACTCTATGTTCTCAGTAAATGCTGGTTGGTTCCAACAAGCATTGAACAACCCAAGTGGGTATTCGTGGTTAGGGACCAAATGTGATCGAGCTCAAGATAGATTGTTTTTTAGTAGTGCTGCTGTAGATGGAAGAGGTGTGGTTTCGCTTGGTATGCAAGCACAGGTTGTTGTTAATCATTTCAACGCTGTAGATTTTTATGAAGGTTATTTTCACTTGGCTACTTCAAATGGCCAAGTGATTGTGCAATCGAAACATCCCAATACTCAGTTTCAGATTACCAACAACACGGTTACGGTGCAAGAAGTGAATG GTTTACTTGGGCTTTTGTTGTTCATAATTATTGTTTCTCTTTGCTTGTTTATATTCTGGATCATAAGAGCTGCAAATAGAGAAATGATCTTATGTGCATGCATCATAAAACAAGAAGGTGCAACTCGCCAAGCAGAGCGCAAAAGTATGAACAAGACTAAAGCCTTCAGTAGGGCTAACCATGATGTACGCGCTTCTTTGGCAGCCATCACTGGTTTGATAGAGCTGTGTTATCAAGATGCCAAACCGGACTCTGAGTTAGCAGCAAATTTGGGACAAATGGATACTTGTACAAAGGACCTCTTAG GCATATTGAACACTGTTCTGGACATAAGTAAAATTGAAGCTGGAAAAGTGGAACTTGAAGTAGAAGAATTCAATCTAGCTCAGCTCCTCGAGGAAGTTGTTAATATGTTCTATCCTACTGCTATAAAGAAAGACGTAGATATATTGCTTGATCCTTGTGACAACTCACTTGccaaaacatgccatgttaaGGGAGATAGGGGAAAACTCAAACAGATCTTATGCAACTTGATTAGTAATGCTGTGAAGTTCACATCCGAAGGTCATATCACAGTTCGGGCCATGGTTGCGAAAACAAGTTATGAAAACTCAATAATTGCTTCTAATCGTAGTAGCATGTTGAAGTGGCCATGGTGGTTTTACAAgggtgaggaagcattcagtgATTATGATGCCCTTCATCGAGCTGAAAAAGACCCTAATTCCACAAAGTTTGTCATTGAGGTGGATGATACAGGTGAGGGAATTCCAAAAGACAAACGagcatttgtttttgaaaaCTTTGTTCAGGTTACGGATAGTGTTACTGGAAAAGAAGGTTCTGGCTTGGGACTTGGCATTGTTGAATCTTTG GTGCGTCTAATGGGTGGGGAAATAAAAATTCTTGATAAAGAAGCTGGTGAGAGGGGAAGTTGCTTCAGCTTTGATGTTTCTCTGCAGACATACAAACCGGATTTTGGTGATTTGGATGAGGAGGAATGGCCTCTTCAACCTTTTGGAACACCGCTTTTGCCACCGTCACCTAAACCAGAAGGATCTCGTGTTGTGCTCTTTATAAAAGGCAATGAACGAAGAAAGATGTTGGTGAAGTACATCAGGAGCTTGAACATAAAAGTTACAACAGCAAAGCATGTTAAACAACTTGTTCCGACACTTGGGAAGATCAAATGCAAGTTAGACCTCTCCTACTTCAGATATTCAGACACCCCATCAGAGTTTCTTGAACAGATGAACACCTCTCCATCCAATAACTCTGATTCAAGACCAAGTGCCGAGTCTCAAAGAAGTATCAAGGAAATTGAAGATGATAAAAAGTCCAGCTCGAGAACTGCGTTTGCAGGCATTGTCCTAATAGTGGTTGACACAAATGCTGCTGCTTTCACTGAGCTATATGACATTGTAGCTAAGTTCAGGAAAGGTATTCATAGCTCTAGATGCAAGGTTGTGTGGTTAGACAGTTCAATCATGCGAAACACAGTGCAGCTAGATGAGCATAATCTTGCCCCTCCAAATGATTACATCATATACAAACCGTTTCATGGATCACGCTTGTACAAAGTGCTTGGACTAATTCCTGAATTCAAGGGGTGTAACTTACCAATGCTCGTAACAAGGAAAGCAGACACTCAAGAAGCGGAACGTGACAAGTCGGTAGAACCAGTTGAGATAGTAATAGATAAAGGTGACGCGAAAAAAAGAGACTGGAGTCAGAATGTGTTGTATGGAAAGAAAGTCTTGGTTGTGGATGATAATCCTACATTGCGCTTGTTTTCGAGTCAAACTTTTCGCAGACTTGGAGCCATTGTTGAAGTTTGCCAGAATGGGAAGGAGGCAGTTGATCATGTTTGCAAAGCTCTACATGATCtcttggaggaggaggaggacagCAAGTCTAGAGCCGTTCCTTATGACTATATTTTCATGGATTGCCAGGTAACATGATTGAAACA CTCTTGTAGGATCtatttttcttcatgtttgttatgtttttcttatcaTCGTGTTATGCAGATGCCGGTAATCGACGGATATGAAGCAACAAGACTGATAAGGATGGAGGAAAAGAAGTACAACATTCATATTCCGATAATAGCATTAACAGCATGTGCAATGACTGAGGAAGTGCGCAAGATGTATGAAGCCGGAATGGATTACCATTTGATTAAACCTATGACAATCGAGAATTTGATCAAAGTTATTCGGGTGATTGACAACAAGTGA
- the LOC126798410 gene encoding calreticulin isoform X2, producing the protein MASRGRNSSVASLILLSLLAVASAKVFFEEKFEDGWESRWVKSDWKKDENLAGEWNFTSGKWNGDADDKGIQTSEDYRFYAISAEFPEFSNKDKTLVFQFSVKHEQKLDCGGGYIKLLSGDVDQKSFGGDTPYSIMFGPDICGYSTKKVHAILHYNGTNNLIKKDVPCETDQLTHVYTFIIRPDATYSILIDNVEKQTGSLYSDWDLLPPKKIKDPEAKKPEDWDDEEDGEWTAPTIPNPEYKGEWKPKKIKNPNYKGKWKAPMIDNPKFTDDPDVYVFPNLKYVGIELWQVKSGTLFDNIVITDEPEHAKQLAENTWGKNKDAEKAAFEEAEKKEAEETKDDPADSDAEDEDDDTEDAGEDSDAESKLEEAEEAVEEAAKHDEL; encoded by the exons ATGGCGTCTAGGGGTCGAAACTCTAGCGTGGCGTCCTTgatccttctctctctcctcgccGTCGCTTCCGCCAAGGTCTTCTTCGAAGAGAAATTCGAAG atggatgggAGAGTCGTTGGGTTAAATCTGACTGGAAGAAAGACGAGAACCTAGCTGGGGAATGGAATTTCACCTCTGGTAAATGGAATGGTGACGCTGATGACAAAG GTATCCAAACCAGTGAGGACTACCGGTTCTATGCCATATCAGCTGAGTTCCCTGAATTCAGCAACAAGGATAAAACTCTAGTATTCCAGTTTTCTGTGAAGCATGAACAGAAACTTGACTGTGGTGGTGGCTACATCAAATTGCTCAGTGGTGATGTAGATCAGAAGAGCTTTGGTGGTGATACCCCATACAG CATCATGTTTGGACCAGATATCTGTGGATACAGCACCAAGAAAGTTCATGCAATTCTCCACTACAACGGAACAAATAACTTGATCAAGAAGGACGTACCTTGTGAGACTGACCAGCTCACTCATGTTTACACCTTTATCATCCGCCCAGATGCTACCTACAGCATCCTTATCGACAATGTCGAGAAGCAAACTGGTAGCTTATACAGTGATTGGGATCTTCTTCCGCCAAAGAAAATCAAGGATCCTGAAGCCAAGAAG CCTGAAGATTGggatgatgaggaagatggTGAATGGACAGCCCCAACCATTCCCAACCCTGAATACAAGGGTGAATGGAAGCCAAAG AAAATTAAGAACCCCAACTACAAGGGAAAGTGGAAGGCACCAATGATTGACAACCCGAAATTCACTGATGACCCTGACGTATATGTTTTCCCCAACTTGAAATACGTTGGAATTGAATTGTGGCAG GTGAAATCTGGAACTCTGTTTGACAATATCGTGATCACTGATGAGCCAGAGCATGCCAAGCAGCTCGCTGAAAACACATGGGGAAAAAACAAAGAT GCTGAGAAAGCAGCATTTGAAGAGGCAGAGAAGAAAGAGGCCGAGGAAACAAAGGACGATCCAGCTGATTCTGAT GCtgaggatgaggatgatgatacAGAAGATGCCGGAGAGGACTCTGATGCCGAGTCCAAACTAGAAGAGGCTGAAGAGGCCGTTGAAGAGGCTGCTAAACAT GATGAACTGTAG
- the LOC126798410 gene encoding calreticulin isoform X1: MASRGRNSSVASLILLSLLAVASAKVFFEEKFEDGWESRWVKSDWKKDENLAGEWNFTSGKWNGDADDKGIQTSEDYRFYAISAEFPEFSNKDKTLVFQFSVKHEQKLDCGGGYIKLLSGDVDQKSFGGDTPYSIMFGPDICGYSTKKVHAILHYNGTNNLIKKDVPCETDQLTHVYTFIIRPDATYSILIDNVEKQTGSLYSDWDLLPPKKIKDPEAKKPEDWEDKEFIPDPEDKKPEGYDDIPKEISDPEAKKPEDWDDEEDGEWTAPTIPNPEYKGEWKPKKIKNPNYKGKWKAPMIDNPKFTDDPDVYVFPNLKYVGIELWQVKSGTLFDNIVITDEPEHAKQLAENTWGKNKDAEKAAFEEAEKKEAEETKDDPADSDAEDEDDDTEDAGEDSDAESKLEEAEEAVEEAAKHDEL, from the exons ATGGCGTCTAGGGGTCGAAACTCTAGCGTGGCGTCCTTgatccttctctctctcctcgccGTCGCTTCCGCCAAGGTCTTCTTCGAAGAGAAATTCGAAG atggatgggAGAGTCGTTGGGTTAAATCTGACTGGAAGAAAGACGAGAACCTAGCTGGGGAATGGAATTTCACCTCTGGTAAATGGAATGGTGACGCTGATGACAAAG GTATCCAAACCAGTGAGGACTACCGGTTCTATGCCATATCAGCTGAGTTCCCTGAATTCAGCAACAAGGATAAAACTCTAGTATTCCAGTTTTCTGTGAAGCATGAACAGAAACTTGACTGTGGTGGTGGCTACATCAAATTGCTCAGTGGTGATGTAGATCAGAAGAGCTTTGGTGGTGATACCCCATACAG CATCATGTTTGGACCAGATATCTGTGGATACAGCACCAAGAAAGTTCATGCAATTCTCCACTACAACGGAACAAATAACTTGATCAAGAAGGACGTACCTTGTGAGACTGACCAGCTCACTCATGTTTACACCTTTATCATCCGCCCAGATGCTACCTACAGCATCCTTATCGACAATGTCGAGAAGCAAACTGGTAGCTTATACAGTGATTGGGATCTTCTTCCGCCAAAGAAAATCAAGGATCCTGAAGCCAAGAAG CCTGAAGATTGGGAGGACAAGGAATTCATCCCAGACCCTGAAGACAAGAAGCCAGAG GGATATGATGACATCCCCAAGGAAATCTCAGACCCCGAAGCCAAGAAG CCTGAAGATTGggatgatgaggaagatggTGAATGGACAGCCCCAACCATTCCCAACCCTGAATACAAGGGTGAATGGAAGCCAAAG AAAATTAAGAACCCCAACTACAAGGGAAAGTGGAAGGCACCAATGATTGACAACCCGAAATTCACTGATGACCCTGACGTATATGTTTTCCCCAACTTGAAATACGTTGGAATTGAATTGTGGCAG GTGAAATCTGGAACTCTGTTTGACAATATCGTGATCACTGATGAGCCAGAGCATGCCAAGCAGCTCGCTGAAAACACATGGGGAAAAAACAAAGAT GCTGAGAAAGCAGCATTTGAAGAGGCAGAGAAGAAAGAGGCCGAGGAAACAAAGGACGATCCAGCTGATTCTGAT GCtgaggatgaggatgatgatacAGAAGATGCCGGAGAGGACTCTGATGCCGAGTCCAAACTAGAAGAGGCTGAAGAGGCCGTTGAAGAGGCTGCTAAACAT GATGAACTGTAG